In the Bremerella alba genome, one interval contains:
- a CDS encoding DUF1559 domain-containing protein encodes MPRTLRSLAGFTLVELLVVIAIIGVLIALLLPAVQQAREAARRMSCSNKLRQVGIAIHNYHDTHLKFPMGVQYYWHSNFLVHLLPFLEQNNAYDQLDFSHSSAMLFDSNSMTGVRQHNYEVMQGFPATAYQCPSSPLPEFAENPSGPVECSTTDYIGIAGACTSSTSSIDPTGQDRCVATNSGYACSNGSLIPNESLRMAQISDGTTNTIIVAEQSNWTVNSSGSNIDQRNSSRRGAWIGTFNRSYPGGPDDSDWTSTRGAYYNVSTMRYGVGFRTLVSGSGGNHQTGCNTPIHSAHPGGAMVLRVDAGTNFLAETVDWTTLRNICIRDDGQVLENSPL; translated from the coding sequence ATGCCTAGAACACTTCGATCGTTAGCCGGGTTTACTTTAGTTGAGCTACTCGTGGTAATTGCCATTATCGGAGTCTTGATTGCATTGTTGTTACCGGCGGTTCAGCAGGCTCGGGAAGCTGCCAGACGAATGTCTTGCAGCAACAAGTTGCGTCAGGTCGGAATCGCCATTCACAATTACCATGACACGCACCTCAAGTTTCCGATGGGGGTTCAATACTACTGGCATTCGAATTTCCTGGTCCACCTGCTTCCATTTCTCGAGCAGAATAACGCCTACGATCAATTGGATTTTAGCCACTCATCGGCCATGCTTTTCGACTCAAATTCGATGACGGGAGTTCGACAGCACAACTACGAGGTCATGCAAGGATTTCCTGCCACCGCCTATCAATGCCCCTCCAGCCCGCTGCCGGAATTCGCGGAGAATCCTAGTGGGCCGGTTGAATGCAGCACGACCGACTATATCGGAATCGCAGGTGCGTGCACTTCGAGTACCAGCAGTATCGATCCGACTGGTCAGGATCGCTGTGTTGCCACCAATTCAGGATATGCGTGCAGTAATGGTTCGTTGATTCCCAACGAGTCATTACGGATGGCTCAAATATCGGACGGGACAACCAACACAATCATCGTTGCGGAACAGTCAAATTGGACAGTGAACTCGAGCGGAAGCAACATCGATCAGCGCAACAGCAGTCGGCGTGGTGCGTGGATAGGAACGTTTAACAGAAGTTACCCTGGCGGCCCTGACGACAGCGACTGGACATCTACCCGAGGCGCCTACTATAACGTCTCGACGATGCGTTATGGTGTTGGATTCCGCACGTTGGTCTCCGGAAGTGGCGGGAACCATCAAACTGGCTGTAACACGCCGATTCACTCTGCCCATCCCGGAGGGGCCATGGTGCTACGCGTCGATGCGGGAACGAACTTCCTCGCCGAAACGGTTGATTGGACGACACTGCGTAACATCTGTATTCGCGATGACGGTCAGGTCTTGGAGAACAGTCCGCTCTAG